A DNA window from Brassica napus cultivar Da-Ae chromosome C1, Da-Ae, whole genome shotgun sequence contains the following coding sequences:
- the LOC125580275 gene encoding probable serine/threonine protein kinase IREH1 gives MTSAPRKRFPGDIKSFSHELNSKGVRPFPLWKPRRSNNVEEILVLIRAKFDKAKEEVNSDLAVFAADLVGVLEKNAESHPEWEETFEDLLILARSCAMTSPGDFWLQCEGIVQDLDDRRQELPPGVLKQLHTRMLFILTRCTRLLQFHKESWGEEEQAVQLRQSRVLHSIEKLPPTGAGRSSSAAKILKIPSSTKKAFSQEQRGLEWKGDVVVRSVPPISPPENYVPNESESPANIDRMSSWKKLPSPALKTVKEAPASEEQNDIKLEPPNMVRNGQPSDDTAVSVLNCPPAKDSHEQSPKHRHNISWGYWGEQPLISEESSIMCRICEEEVPTTHVEDHSRICTLADKYDQKGLMDSCYYQIILSYL, from the exons ATGACCAGTGCTCCGCGGAAGAGGTTTCCTGGTGACATTAAAAGCTTCTCTCATGAACTGAACTCAAAAGGTGTACGTCCCTTTCCATTGTGGAAGCCTCGTAGGTCGAACAATGTGGAG GAGATATTGGTTCTGATTCGGGCAAAATTTGATAAAGCAAAGGAAGAAGTAAACTCTGACCTTGCCGTATTTGCTGCGGACCTGGTGGGAGTTCTTGAGAAAAATGCAGAAAGTCATCCTGAGTGGGAGGAAACATTTGAAGACTTGTTAATATTGGCTCGCAGTTGTGCTATGACTTCTCCTGGAGATTTCTGGCTTCAGTGTGAAGGTATAGTTCAGGACTTAGATGATAGACGTCAAGAGCTCCCTCCGGGCGTTCTCAAGCAGCTTCATACTCGGATGCTTTTTATACTTACCAGATGTACAAGATTGCTTCAGTTTCATAAGGAAAGTTGGGGAGAAGAGGAACAAGCTGTACAACTACGTCAGTCAAGAGTTTTGCATTCTATAGAAAAATTACCTCCTACTGGAGCGGGAAGGAGTTCAAGTGCTGCAAAAATCTTAAAGATACCATCATCTACCAAGAAAGCTTTTAGTCAGGAACAGCGTGGTTTGGAGTGGAAGGGGGACGTTGTTGTACGCTCGGTTCCTCCTATCTCTCCTCCCGAAAATTATGTTCCTAATGAATCTGAATCTCCTGCAAACATCGATAGAATGTCTTCCTGGAAGAAACTTCCATCCCCAGCACTGAAAACTGTGAAAGAAGCGCCAGCATCAGAAGAGCAGAATGATATCAAACTTGAACCTCCAAATATGGTTAGAAATGGACAACCTAGTGATGATACTGCTGTTTCTGTTCTAAACTGCCCGCCAGCAAAAGATTCTCATGAACAGTCGCCCAAGCATCGGCACAATATTTCTTGGGGTTACTGGGGGGAACAGCCACTTATCTCGGAGGAAAGTTCAATAATGTGCCGTATCTGTGAGGAGGAAGTTCCCACTACCCATGTTGAAGATCACTCCAGAATTTGTACATTAGCTGATAAATATGACCAGAAAGGATTGATGGACAGCtgttattatcaaatcattttgTCGTATCTGTAG
- the LOC106366964 gene encoding potassium channel KOR1 has protein sequence MARLRQRKNSDPENFTQGGGRAAGGATRGGRAARGAIGGGRGGNNNIPRAGGTYTPGDANLDIMRIIQEEAQKRDEDITKGGEDTGNGRKKKKKKKNRVNDNTNVNNRNLIWFYLLGIFATYSSVMAPLTCAFNAEEYLPYQIIIVMEFAFIVDILRGWICAYHDNQPIANDRFLHWCYRIWLLNPRKLELVAVAAVPLANILQCEYLRWINIVRAMRGKELLEKLEKVESFNYAFIMFIKIMAIQLYCIHTTGCMLHQLATDFEGLPQIYQTWMSDIQIGNQNLSGLGNVQKYIASTYFATVTLSTVGYGDIHATNLTEMVALACLIIVSLTVWTYLGVQLANLFGRRSKKQIVGEKMDNLEKYLKEAKIAENLAEDIRGHMQMKYSDDFDRKILEDVPACLIAKINKNFNESIIRSVSLFNGCSPENFKHLASGAQQDFHPPGCTVLKEGNIVSQLHILYKGGLELLQGGTVHPPLTRPTTVFGLESFVLNEPLPHTIRTYKDFAINRGNTEIISFLMSVVAETNTTGIDQEHAD, from the exons ATGGCCCGTTTACGTCAACGTAAGAACTCGGATCCCGAAAATTTCACCCAAGGAGGTGGTCGTGCGGCGGGAGGAGCAACTCGTGGTGGTCGTGCAGCAAGAGGAGCAATTGGTGGTGGTCGTGGTGGCAACAACAACATACCTCGTGCTGGTGGCACTTACACACCTGGCGATGCAAATCTGGACATCATGAGAATCATCCAAGAAGAAGCCCAAAAGAGGGACGAAGACATCACAAAAGGCGGAGAAGATACGGGTAACgggagaaagaaaaagaagaagaaaaagaatagaGTCAACGATAACACCAATGTCAACAACAG GAACTTAATCTGGTTCTATTTGCTTGGGATATTTGCAACATACTCTTCCGTTATGGCTCCTCTCACATGTGCCTTCAACGCCGAAGAGTATTTGCCATATCAAATCATCATAGTAATGGAATTTGCTTTCATAGTTGACATTTTACGTGGATGGATATGCGCCTATCATGATAATCAGCCCATCGCTAATGATAGGTTTCTCCATTG GTGTTACAGGATCTGGTTACTTAATCCTAGGAAGTTGGAACTTGTAGCTGTGGCTGCTGTCCCATTGGCTAATATTCTCCAG TGTGAGTATTTAAGGTGGATTAATATTGTTCGGGCTATGAGAGGAAAGGAGCTATTAGAGAAACTTGAAAAAGTTGAAAGCTTCAACTATGCTTTCATCATGTTCATAAAGATCATGGCTATCCAGTTATACTGCATACACACAACTGGATGCATGTTACATCAACTTGCCACAGATTTTGAAGGTCTTCCTCAAATATATCAAACTTGGATGTCAGATATCCAAATTGGCAACCAAAATCTCTCAGGACTCGGGAATGTGCAGAAATACATTGCATCGACCTATTTTGCCACTGTCACACTGTCCACCGTTG GCTATGGAGACATTCACGCAACTAATCTGACTGAGATGGTAGCTTTGGCATGTCTAATCATCGTTAGCTTAACTGTGTGGACCTACTTAGGTGTCCAACTAGCAAACCTCTTTGGGAGAAGATCGAAGAAGCAAATAGTTGGAGAGAAGATGGATAATCTGGAGAAGTATCTGAAAGAAGCCAAAATTGCTGAGAATTTAGCTGAAGACATCAGAGGTCATATGCAGATGAAATACAGTGATGATTTCGATAGGAAAATTCTTGAAGATGTTCCAGCTTGTCTCATAGCCAAG ataaataaaaatttcaatgaAAGCATTATCAGGAGTGTCTCTCTATTCAACGGATGTTCACCTGAAAATTTTAAGCATCTG GCTAGTGGGGCTCAACAAGATTTCCATCCCCCAGGATGCACAGTCTTAAAAGAAGGAAATATTGTGAGCCAACTACACATCTTATACAAAGGAGGCTTG GAACTATTGCAAGGAGGAACTGTACATCCACCTCTTACAAGGCCTACTACAGTCTTCGGATTAGAATCATTCGTCTTGAATGAACCTCTTCCACATACTATCCGAACCTACAAG gattTTGCAATCAATAGAGGAAATACAGAGATCATCAGTTTCCTCATGAGTGTAGTAGCAGAAACGAACACTACAG GGATAGATCAAGAACATGCTGATTAA
- the LOC106429226 gene encoding probable serine/threonine protein kinase IREH1: protein MVFKNKLFFSSKKSGSSSPDSSNSPRSDGSKGDNPSSGVGCKQAEIKDGSKKGKGKQVPSPHSIGKSNLSPSSDAKEGGGGPAFVSPIMASSLGLNRIKTRSGPLPRESVFNFRKEAGSIKLGVDRDGLSPDAGPMRSLSPKLPPASGSRLQNVASSSGAGRSVASGRSGPLRNSDFCTPENSYELENPKESESPRYQALLRMTSAPRKRFPGDIKSFSHELNSKGVRPFPLWKPRRSNNVEEILVLIRAKFDKAKEEVNSDLAVFAADLVGVLEKNAESHPEWEETFEDLLILARSCAMTSPGDFWLQCEGIVQDLDDRRQELPPGVLKQLHTRMLFILTRCTRLLQFHKESWGEEEQAVQLRQSRVLHSIEKLPPTGAGRSSSAAKILKIPSSTKKAFSQEQRGLEWKGDVVVRSVPPISPPENYVPNESESPANIDRMSSWKKLPSPALKTVKEAPASEEQNDIKLEPPNMVRNGQPSDDTAVSVLNCPPAKDSHEQSPKHRHNISWGYWGEQPLISEESSIMCRICEEEVPTTHVEDHSRICTLADKYDQKGLSVDERLMAIAGTLDKIAETFRYKDSLAAAESPDAMKVSNSNLTEECNVLSPRLSDWSRRGSEDMLDCLPETDNSVFMDDMRGLPLMSCKTRFGSKSDLGGMATSSASSMTPRSPIPTPRPDPIEMILGGKGTFHDHDDIPQMSELADIAKCAADAIPGDEQPIPFLLSCLEDLRVVIDRSKFEALTVETFGTRIEKLIREKYLQICELMDDEKVDLSSTVIDEDAPLEDDVARNVHPRDRTSIDDFEIIKPISRGAFGRVFLAKKRTTGDLFAIKVLKKADMIRKNAVESILAERDILINVRNPFVVRFFYSFTDRDNLYLVMEYLNGGDLYSLLRNLGCLEEDIVRVYIAEVVLALEYLHSEGVVHRDVKPDNLLIAHDGHIKLTDFGLSKVGLINSTDDLSGPGTSLLDEEESRLPTSEHQLERRKKRSAVGTPDYLAPEILLGTGHGATADWWSVGIILFELIVGIPPFNAEHPQQIFDNILNRNIPWPHVPEEMSAEAHDIIDRFLTEDPHLRLGARGAAEVKQHSFFKDINWDTLARQKAAFVPASESAIDTSYFRSRYSWNTSDEQFFPSGEVEDYSDADSLSGSSGCSSNRHEEGEVEESDGQAEFESGVPVDYSFSNFSFKNLSQLASINYDLLSKGWKDEPQPNSRQK, encoded by the exons ATGGTGTTCAAGAACAAGCTCTTCTTCTCATCGAAGAAATCCGGATCGTCGAGCCCCGATAGCTCCAACAGCCCCAGATCCGACGGCTCCAAGGGCGATAATCCGAGCTCCGGAGTCGGGTGTAAGCAGGCGGAGATTAAAGATGGATCGAAGAAGGGCAAGGGAAAGCAAGTTCCATCTCCTCACTCGATCGGCAAATCGAACTTGTCTCCTAGCTCCGACGCGaaggaaggaggaggaggacctGCTTTCGTTTCTCCGATCATGGCTTCCTCTCTGGGCTTGAACCGGATCAAGACGAGATCCGGACCTTTGCCGCGGGAAAGTGTTTTCAATTTTAGGAAGGAAGCTGGGAGTATTAAGCTAGGGGTGGATCGTGATGGCTTGTCTCCTGATGCTGGCCCAATGAGGAGCCTCAGCCCTAAGTTGCCGCCGGCATCAGGATCTCGATTGCAGAATGTAGCATCCTCATCGGGAGCTG GTCGCTCTGTGGCATCTGGACGCTCTGGTCCTCTAAGAAATTCAGACTTCTGCACCCCGGAG AATTCGTATGAATTGGAAAATCCAAAAGAGTCAGAATCACCGCGTTATCAAGCCTTACTCCGTATGACCAGTGCTCCGCGGAAGAGGTTTCCTGGTGACATTAAAAGCTTCTCTCATGAACTGAACTCAAAAGGTGTACGTCCCTTTCCATTGTGGAAGCCTCGTAGGTCGAACAATGTGGAG GAGATATTGGTTCTGATTCGGGCAAAATTTGATAAAGCAAAGGAAGAAGTAAACTCTGACCTTGCCGTATTTGCTGCGGACCTGGTGGGAGTTCTTGAGAAAAATGCAGAAAGTCATCCTGAGTGGGAGGAAACATTTGAAGACTTGTTAATATTGGCTCGCAGTTGTGCTATGACTTCTCCTGGAGATTTCTGGCTTCAGTGTGAAGGTATAGTTCAGGACTTAGATGATAGACGTCAAGAGCTCCCTCCGGGCGTTCTCAAGCAGCTTCATACTCGGATGCTTTTTATACTTACCAGATGTACAAGATTGCTTCAGTTTCATAAGGAAAGTTGGGGAGAAGAGGAACAAGCTGTACAACTACGTCAGTCAAGAGTTTTGCATTCTATAGAAAAATTACCTCCTACTGGAGCGGGAAGGAGTTCAAGTGCTGCAAAAATCTTAAAGATACCATCATCTACCAAGAAAGCTTTTAGTCAGGAACAGCGTGGTTTGGAGTGGAAGGGGGACGTTGTTGTACGCTCGGTTCCTCCTATCTCTCCTCCCGAAAATTATGTTCCTAATGAATCTGAATCTCCTGCAAACATCGATAGAATGTCTTCCTGGAAGAAACTTCCATCCCCAGCACTGAAAACTGTGAAAGAAGCGCCAGCATCAGAAGAGCAGAATGATATCAAACTTGAACCTCCAAATATGGTTAGAAATGGACAACCTAGTGATGATACTGCTGTTTCTGTTCTAAACTGCCCGCCAGCAAAAGATTCTCATGAACAGTCGCCCAAGCATCGGCACAATATTTCTTGGGGTTACTGGGGGGAACAGCCACTTATCTCGGAGGAAAGTTCAATAATGTGCCGTATCTGTGAGGAGGAAGTTCCCACTACCCATGTTGAAGATCACTCCAGAATTTGTACATTAGCTGATAAATATGACCAGAAAGGACTGAGTGTTGATGAGCGGCTGATGGCAATTGCTGGAACTCTTGACAAGATAGCAGAGACCTTCAGGTATAAGGATAGCCTAGCAGCTGCTGAAAGCCCAGATGCCATGAAAGTATCCAATTCAAATTTGACTGAAGAATGCAATGTTCTCTCGCCAAGGTTGAGTGATTGGTCGCGGAGAGGGTCAGAAGACATGCTTGACTGTCTCCCAGAGACTGATAATTCAGTTTTTATGGATGATATGAGAGGTCTACCCTTAATGTCTTGTAAAACCCGTTTTGGTTCCAAGTCTGATCTAGGAGGCATGGCAACTTCATCTGCCAGCAGCATGACTCCTAGATCCCCGATTCCAACCCCCAGACCTGACCCAATTGAAATGATTCTAGGAGGCAAGGGTACATTCCATGATCACGATGACATTCCACAG ATGAGTGAACTCGCTGACATTGCAAAATGTGCAGCAGATGCTATTCCTGGTGATGAGCAACCAATTCCCTTTTTACTTTCTTGTCTTGAAGATCTGAGGGTGGTCATAGACCGCAGTAAGTTTGAAGCACTTACAGTAGAAACGTTTGGAACTCGCATAGAAAAGTTGATCCG GGAGAAATACTTGCAGATCTGTGAGCTTATGGATGATGAAAAAGTTGACTTATCAAGCACTGTAATTGATGAAGATGCTCCTTTAGAAGATGATGTTGCTCGAAACGTGCATCCACGGGATCGCACATCCATAGATGATTTTGAGATCATAAAACCAATAAGTCGGGGAGCTTTTGGGAGAGTGTTTTTGGCTAAAAAGAGAACGACAGGAGATCTATTTGCAATCaag GTTTTGAAAAAGGCAGATATGATCCGCAAGAATGCTGTTGAAAGTATACTTGCCGAACGTGACATTTTGATTAATGTCCGCAATCCCTTTGTG GTTCGTTTCTTTTATTCTTTCACAGATCGTGACAACCTGTATCTGGTGATGGAGTATTTGAATGGAGGGGATCTGTATTCGTTGTTGAGAAATTTAGGTTGCTTAGAGGAAGATATTGTCCGTGTATATATTGCCGAAGTT GTCCTTGCTTTGGAATATTTGCATTCTGAGGGTGTTGTTCACCGTGATGTGAAGCCTGATAATTTGTTGATTGCGCATGATGGTCATATTAag TTGACAGATTTTGGACTGTCAAAAGTTGGTCTAATCAACAGCACTGATGATCTATCTGGTCCTGGGACATCTCTGCTTGATGAGGAGGAATCACGATTACCGACGTCCGAGCATCAGCTTGAAAGGCGCAAGAAACGGTCTGCTGTGGGTACTCCTGACTACTTGGCGCCAGAAATCCTTTTAGGGACAGGACATG GTGCAACTGCGGATTGGTGGTCTGTTGGCATTATTCTGTTTGAACTCATTGTGGGAATTCCACCCTTTAATGCAGAACATCCTCAG cAAATATTCGACAATATTCTCAATCGTAACATACCATGGCCTCATGTCCCTGAAGAAATGAGTGCTGAAGCACATGATATTATAGACCG atttttaacaGAAGATCCTCATCTCAGACTTGGAGCTAGAGGGGCTGCTGAG GTCAAGCAGCACAGCTTCTTTAAAGACATCAACTGGGATACACTAGCGAGGCAAAAG GCTGCATTTGTTCCAGCTTCAGAGAGTGCAATTGACACTAGTTACTTCAGAAGTCGCTACTCATGGAACACATCGGATGAGCAATTTTTCCCATCCGGCGAGGTTGAAGACTATAGTGATGCTGATAGCTTGAGTGGCAGCAGTGGTTGCTCCAGCAATCGCCATGAGGAAGGAGAG GTTGAAGAAAGCGACGGACAAGCAGAGTTTGAGTCTGGCGTACCTGTTGATTACTCTTTCAGTAATTTCTCGTTTAAG AACCTATCGCAGTTGGCATCAATCAACTACGATCTTCTATCTAAAGGCTGGAAAGATGAGCCACAACCAAACTCTCGTCAAAAGTGA
- the LOC106429243 gene encoding probable inactive receptor kinase RLK902, which yields MTPSMASSLSTFLSILLLLSLPLPSTQDLAADKSALLSLRSAVGGRTFLWNTEQTTPCNWTGVACDADRVTALRLPGFALSGNIPEGIFGNLTNLRTLSLRLNALTGTLPLDLGACSDLRRLYLQGNRFSGEIPPFLFGLSNLVRLDLGENEFTGEISSGFKNLTRLKTLYLENNKLSGSLLDLGLGLGLDQFNVSNNSLNGSIPKSLQKFDSDSFLGTSLCGKPLGACSDEGTVPSQPISVGNIPGKRKSKLSGGAIAGIVIGCVVGFLLIVLVLMVLFRRKGDERTRAIDVETIKQLEIEVPEEKTAVEANEPSTAAVNSSGARKLVFFGNATKVFELEDLLRASAEVLGKGTFGTAYKAVLDAATLVAVKRLKDVTMADREFKEKIEVVGAMDHENLVPLRAYYCSGDEKLLVYDFMPMGSLSALLHGNKGAGRSPLDWEVRARIALGAARGLDYLHSQDPLSSHGNVKSSNILLTNSHDARVSDFGLAQLVGSSSTTPNRVTGYRAPEVTDPSRVSQKADVYSFGVVLLELLTGKAPSNSVMNEEGMDLARWVHSVEREEWRREVFDSELMSLERVDSVEGEMEEMLQLGIECTEQHPDKRPVMVEVVRRIQELRQPGSELVD from the exons ATGACTCCGTCAATGGCGAGTAGTCTCTCCACATTCCTCTCgattctcctcctcctctctctccctctcccctCAACACAAGACCTCGCCGCCGACAAATCCGCCCTCCTCTCCCTCCGCTCCGCCGTCGGAGGCCGTACATTCCTCTGGAACACCGAACAAACCACACCGTGCAACTGGACCGGCGTCGCTTGCGACGCCGACCGCGTAACCGCCCTCCGCCTCCCCGGCTTTGCCCTCTCCGGGAACATACCCGAGGGTATTTTCGGAAACTTAACAAATCTCCGCACACTCAGCCTCCGCCTCAACGCACTAACCGGCACACTCCCCTTAGATCTCGGCGCCTGCTCCGACCTCCGGCGACTCTACCTCCAAGGAAACAGATTCTCCGGCGAGATTCCACCATTCTTGTTCGGTCTCAGCAACCTCGTGAGGCTGGATCTTGGGGAGAACGAGTTCACGGGAGAGATCTCTTCGGGGTTCAAGAACCTCACGAGGCTTAAGACTCTCTACTTGGAGAACAACAAGCTCTCCGGCTCTCTTCTAGatttgggcttgggcttgggcttggatCAGTTCAACGTCTCTAACAACTCCTTGAACGGATCTATACCGAAGAGTCTTCAGAAGTTTGATTCTGATTCTTTTCTCGGGACTTCGCTCTGCGGTAAGCCGCTTGGTGCTTGTAGTGATGAAGGAACTGTGCCGAGTCAGCCTATTTCCGTCGGAAACATTCCCGGGAAGAGAAAGAGCAAGCTCTCCGGCGGAGCTATAGCCGGGATAGTGATTGGATGCGTGGTTGGCTTCCTTCTGATCGTTCTTGTTTTGATGGTTCTCTTCCGGAGAAAGGGAGACGAGAGAACAAGAGCCATCGACGTTGAAACCATCAAGCAGCTTGAGATCGAAGTTCCCGAGGAGAAAACGGCGGTGGAAGCAAACGAGCCATCCACGGCGGCGGTGAACAGCTCCGGGGCGAGGAAACTAGTGTTCTTTGGGAACGCGACGAAGGTTTTCGAGCTTGAGGATCTGCTGAGAGCTTCTGCGGAGGTTCTAGGGAAAGGAACGTTCGGGACGGCGTACAAGGCGGTGCTTGACGCGGCGACGTTGGTGGCTGTGAAGAGGCTGAAGGATGTGACGATGGCGGATAGAGAGTTCAAGGAGAAGATTGAGGTTGTTGGGGCGATGGATCATGAGAACTTGGTGCCGTTGAGAGCTTATTATTGCAGTGGAGACGAGAAGCTGCTTGTGTATGACTTCATGCCTATGGGAAGCTTATCTGCTCTCTTACACG GAAACAAAGGCGCAGGACGGAGTCCACTGGACTGGGAAGTCCGAGCACGTATCGCTCTTGGAGCAGCTCGTGGACTAGACTATCTACACTCGCAAGACCCATTGAGCTCTCACGGAAACGTCAAGTCTTCCAACATCCTCTTAACAAACTCACACGACGCACGGGTCTCTGATTTCGGCCTGGCTCAGCTCGTCGGCTCATCATCCACGACTCCAAACCGGGTTACCGGGTACCGTGCGCCGGAAGTTACTGACCCTAGTCGTGTCTCGCAGAAGGCGGATGTGTATAGTTTTGGTGTGGTGCTGTTGGAACTGCTCACGGGGAAGGCGCCGTCTAACTCGGTGATGAATGAGGAAGGGATGGACTTGGCGAGGTGGGTGCATTCGGTGGAGAGGGAAGAGTGGAGGAGGGAGGTTTTTGACTCGGAGCTGATGAGTTTGGAGAGGGTGGACTCGGTGGAAGGAGAGATGGAGGAAATGCTGCAGCTGGGGATTGAATGTACGGAGCAGCACCCTGACAAGAGGCCAGTGATGGTGGAGGTGGTGAGGAGGATCCAGGAGTTGCGCCAGCCGGGTTCGGAGCTGGTGGACTAG